One segment of Acropora muricata isolate sample 2 chromosome 8, ASM3666990v1, whole genome shotgun sequence DNA contains the following:
- the LOC136925132 gene encoding BTB/POZ domain-containing protein KCTD16-like, whose product MSSSHHNRLFPENIELNVGGKYFSTSVLTLTRESDSLLGRIFSGRQTVNKDESGKYFIDRDGLLFRYILDFLRTNQLNLPKDFQEIARLKIEAEFFEIKSLQMQLDLYNRARKRAETIHNELFGYLTLHIRGTYAFGRTGQVEVNFRKLQRIVVCGRVCLCREVFGETLNESRETNPEVNRYTNRFYLKHNYVEKAFKRLHDCDFKLVSSSGGECWNTSDGAKSDEDKWDHFTIHVFLRG is encoded by the coding sequence ATGTCGTCTTCACATCATAATCGATTATTCCCTGAAAATATCGAATTGAACGTCGGTGGAAAGTATTTTTCTACATCAGTACTGACATTGACCAGAGAATCAGATTCTCTTCTTGGGCGCATATTTAGCGGGAGACAAACGGTGAACAAAGATGAAAGCGGGAAATATTTCATTGATCGTGATGGACTGCTGTTTAGGTATATCCTTGATTTTTTGCGCACCAATCAATTGAATCTTCCCAAGGATTTTCAAGAGATAGCAAGACTCAAGATTGAAGcagaattttttgaaataaaaagctTACAAATGCAGCTTGATTTGTACAACAGAGCGCGGAAAAGAGCGGAAACCATCCATAATGAGCTCTTCGGTTACCTCACACTGCATATCCGTGGAACCTACGCATTCGGAAGAACTGGACAGGTAGAAGTCAATTTTCGCAAACTGCAGAGAATTGTAGTTTGTGGAAGAGTTTGCTTGTGTCGAGAAGTCTTCGGTGAGACTCTTAACGAAAGTAGAGAAACAAACCCTGAGGTAAATAGGTACACAAACCGATTTTATCTCAAACACAACTACGTGGAAAAAGCTTTTAAACGACTGCATGATTGCGATTTCAAACTTGTCTCCAGCAGTGGAGGAGAATGTTGGAACACTTCTGATGGCGCTAAGAGCGACGAAGACAAATGGGACCATTTCACTATTCATGTGTTTTTACGGGGATAA